The following are encoded in a window of Halosolutus halophilus genomic DNA:
- a CDS encoding alkaline phosphatase family protein produces the protein MNGNATSKAFVLGIDGVPWNLLRKWGGDGALPNVNRLFEEGASGPLTSTFPPTTPLAWPSIATGVWPDKHGIYGFTGLNGDYTHEWYSGEDRKRPALWDVFTPAVAANVPMTYPASEIDGAMVSGMFTPEIGDGFARPTELRHEIEREIPEYQIALDWSEYTDDQDEFVDDLEDLVSGRRSLMRKLAREHDWRLFFFVYTAPDRLQHLVWDEDVILEHYRQLDEIIGEAMAYAEEANATLYVVSDHGFGPISSFVNLNSLLSSEGFLSRKGNDGTRSSLERFGVTKSTVLDALDRVGITTETLVEHLPESIVDGVAERIPGDHWLYDVEFSETTAFAHDPAQIYVNDTERFDQGIVHPDEVESVKHDVAAALSEVTDPETGERVLDVRDGDDLFPTDPDSPDLIAVGRGEYEEKTKVTDDPFEPAGSKAASHRSDGIFLAWGPNVDAGVTVEDASVVDVAPTILHGAGRPVPETADGRILEDIFDPETIGAVTTQRYADTTADGSKESETEDMDGIEDRLRGLGYLE, from the coding sequence ATGAATGGAAATGCGACATCGAAGGCGTTCGTACTGGGTATCGACGGCGTACCGTGGAATCTACTCCGAAAGTGGGGTGGAGACGGCGCCTTGCCGAACGTCAATCGTCTCTTCGAGGAGGGCGCGTCCGGACCACTGACGAGTACGTTTCCGCCAACGACGCCGCTGGCCTGGCCCTCGATCGCGACGGGCGTATGGCCCGACAAACACGGCATCTACGGATTTACGGGACTCAACGGGGATTACACGCACGAGTGGTATTCCGGTGAGGATCGCAAACGACCGGCCCTGTGGGACGTCTTCACGCCCGCGGTCGCCGCTAACGTCCCGATGACGTATCCGGCCAGCGAGATCGACGGCGCGATGGTCTCCGGAATGTTCACACCCGAAATCGGCGACGGGTTCGCTCGTCCGACCGAACTCCGCCACGAGATCGAACGAGAGATTCCGGAGTACCAGATTGCACTCGACTGGTCCGAGTACACCGACGATCAGGACGAGTTCGTCGACGACCTCGAGGATCTCGTGTCAGGTCGGCGATCTCTGATGCGCAAACTCGCCCGAGAGCACGACTGGCGACTGTTTTTCTTCGTCTACACCGCACCCGATCGGCTCCAGCACCTCGTCTGGGACGAGGACGTTATCCTCGAGCACTACCGCCAACTGGACGAGATTATCGGCGAAGCGATGGCGTACGCGGAGGAAGCGAACGCGACGCTGTACGTGGTCTCCGACCACGGATTCGGCCCCATCTCGTCGTTCGTCAACCTCAACTCGCTCCTGTCGTCGGAGGGATTCCTCTCGCGAAAAGGGAACGACGGCACACGCAGTTCGCTCGAACGGTTCGGCGTCACGAAATCGACCGTGCTCGATGCGCTCGATCGGGTCGGAATCACGACCGAGACGCTGGTCGAGCACCTCCCGGAGAGCATCGTCGACGGAGTCGCCGAGCGGATTCCGGGCGACCACTGGCTTTATGACGTGGAATTCAGCGAAACGACCGCGTTCGCACACGATCCAGCACAGATATACGTCAACGATACGGAACGGTTCGATCAGGGGATCGTCCACCCGGACGAGGTCGAATCGGTCAAACACGACGTGGCCGCCGCGCTGTCCGAGGTGACGGACCCCGAAACTGGCGAGCGAGTCCTCGACGTTCGGGACGGGGACGATCTGTTTCCGACAGATCCCGACTCGCCGGATCTGATCGCGGTCGGTCGCGGGGAGTACGAGGAGAAGACGAAGGTGACCGACGACCCGTTCGAGCCTGCCGGCAGTAAAGCGGCAAGCCACCGTTCCGACGGAATCTTCCTCGCGTGGGGCCCGAACGTCGATGCCGGCGTCACGGTCGAAGACGCGTCGGTCGTCGATGTCGCCCCGACGATCCTTCACGGGGCCGGGCGGCCGGTTCCGGAGACGGCTGACGGTCGAATCCTCGAAGACATCTTCGATCCGGAAACGATCGGCGCGGTCACTACTCAACGGTACGCGGACACGACCGCGGACGGATCGAAAGAGTCTGAAACCGAGGATATGGACGGTATCGAGGATCGGCTTCGCGGTCTCGGATACCTGGAGTGA